In Methanobrevibacter sp. TMH8, a single genomic region encodes these proteins:
- a CDS encoding UPF0104 family protein, which yields MKHKTIIFLLIGLAILAVMLYFIGIDQVIDALELANFWFILLAIIMQIFTYYLFALRWNIVNKTANINISIKNLFPMVLVGLAVNNITPSGRGGGEPVRAYILAKQSNNPSEEAFATVIADRALDTFPFLLLAIITIISMILYFSLSPLVLTILILSVMGITVALILLIYMSVNQKAGKKITKWLVKIIKFFYRKIDPEILEQKVIKAISGFQKTMKLMLKDRKILYHALPVSFLIWFTEILRVFLVFLAFGATVDPILIGEVFIVASLIGMIPLLPGGLGAVDGVMILFYSSAGISPSISAAATVIERLISFWMTTMIGLAILPHYGASVFDKINSTSISEEETVKEIIDELDYMEDKNDKKDIGDVNKENIENIEDKGDK from the coding sequence ATGAAACATAAGACAATAATATTTTTATTAATTGGTTTAGCTATACTGGCTGTTATGCTATATTTTATAGGAATAGATCAAGTTATTGATGCACTTGAGTTAGCTAATTTCTGGTTTATTCTGTTGGCGATAATTATGCAGATATTTACATATTATTTATTTGCTCTTAGATGGAATATTGTAAATAAAACAGCTAATATTAATATTAGTATTAAAAATTTGTTTCCAATGGTTTTAGTAGGTTTAGCTGTTAATAATATAACTCCTAGTGGACGTGGTGGAGGAGAACCTGTTAGAGCATATATCCTGGCAAAACAATCTAATAATCCTTCTGAAGAAGCTTTTGCAACAGTTATAGCTGATAGGGCTTTGGATACTTTTCCATTTCTTCTTTTAGCTATTATAACTATAATTTCAATGATTTTGTATTTTTCACTGAGTCCCTTAGTTCTGACAATCCTTATTCTCTCTGTTATGGGAATAACAGTTGCTTTAATCCTTTTAATATATATGTCAGTTAATCAAAAAGCTGGAAAAAAGATTACAAAATGGCTTGTTAAAATAATTAAGTTTTTCTATAGAAAAATCGATCCAGAAATATTGGAGCAAAAGGTTATTAAAGCTATTTCAGGGTTTCAAAAAACTATGAAATTAATGCTTAAAGATAGGAAAATACTTTATCATGCACTTCCAGTTTCATTTTTAATTTGGTTTACTGAAATCCTAAGAGTATTTTTAGTTTTTCTTGCTTTTGGAGCAACTGTTGATCCAATACTTATTGGTGAAGTATTTATAGTAGCTAGCTTAATTGGTATGATTCCTCTTCTTCCAGGGGGACTTGGTGCTGTTGACGGAGTTATGATATTATTCTATAGTTCTGCTGGAATTTCTCCATCAATAAGTGCAGCTGCTACTGTAATTGAACGTCTTATTTCTTTTTGGATGACAACAATGATTGGGTTAGCTATATTGCCTCATTATGGGGCTTCTGTTTTTGATAAAATTAATAGTACTAGTATTAGTGAAGAAGAAACAGTTAAAGAAATTATTGATGAATTAGATTACATGGAAGATAAAAATGATAAAAAAGATATTGGAGATGTTAATAAAGAAAATATTGAAAATATTGAAGATAAAGGAGATAAATAG
- a CDS encoding YhgE/Pip domain-containing protein — protein MRLEKALNIFKSDMKTIFTNPVVLIVLLAIILIPSLYAIVNIEANWDPYENTANLKIAVVNQDLGYSVNNENLNVGDMLVDELKENKTFNWEFVSYKEGMDGLNREKYYGIIIIPSNFSKSLLSIESLNPDRSEITFITNDKMNPIASRITDTSANNIQSAINTKVTRTIDDIIFNNLYDIGKIAKSNEKNFNNLKNFLNNLNSKTSSIGSYLSDGQHDMGVVSNIWSNVYKDLPQLKKDTYSLKNNYDNLYNQISSNPQKALSTVKLMESKITNTIQILKITDAYLNNLYNLTNNEDLKPIIKDVEEDLSIANKILTVLEDIEKNIDDVSHNKGNLVKLNSLINQLDKNVNILNDNKETINNKVNIASKGVDYANSNWPIAKNYIEEATAKINSINYDKLAQFSNANLSSIDNYFQSPVEVKEKKLYPIDNYGEGVAPFYICLALWVGCVITSAMVSTRFRPKSTFNPMNRSLNNNIQNFDSESIYVGRMGLFLVISILQSLIIIIGLLLLNLNISSTFLFIITTFYVGLCLMITIYSIISTLGNSGKAFVIVLLVFQIPATGGTYPIQLLPQFFQIIHSLLPLTYGIGAIREVMGGIYWSNYIYNIIILSIYPVVSFLITILIKEKLEKYTKLMEEKLDDSGLF, from the coding sequence ATGAGACTTGAAAAAGCTTTAAACATATTTAAGAGTGATATGAAAACTATATTTACTAATCCAGTAGTACTTATAGTTTTATTAGCCATAATATTAATACCTTCTCTTTATGCCATAGTAAATATTGAAGCTAACTGGGATCCCTATGAAAATACAGCTAATTTAAAAATAGCTGTTGTAAATCAAGATTTAGGATATTCTGTAAATAATGAAAATCTTAATGTAGGAGATATGTTAGTCGATGAACTAAAAGAAAATAAAACTTTTAATTGGGAATTTGTAAGTTATAAAGAAGGAATGGATGGTTTAAATAGAGAAAAATATTATGGAATAATTATAATTCCATCGAATTTTAGTAAATCCCTATTATCAATTGAAAGTTTAAATCCCGATAGATCTGAGATAACATTTATTACAAATGACAAAATGAATCCTATTGCTTCAAGAATAACAGATACAAGTGCAAATAATATCCAATCAGCAATTAATACAAAGGTAACAAGAACTATTGATGATATAATATTTAATAATTTGTATGATATTGGGAAAATAGCTAAAAGTAATGAAAAAAATTTTAATAATTTAAAAAACTTTTTAAACAATTTAAATAGTAAAACTAGTAGTATTGGATCATATTTGAGTGATGGACAACACGATATGGGAGTTGTTAGCAATATCTGGTCAAATGTCTATAAAGACTTGCCCCAACTAAAAAAAGACACATACAGTCTAAAAAATAATTATGATAACTTATACAATCAAATTTCATCTAATCCTCAAAAAGCTCTAAGTACTGTAAAGCTGATGGAATCAAAAATTACAAACACTATTCAAATTTTAAAAATTACTGATGCTTATTTAAATAATTTATACAATTTAACAAATAATGAAGATTTAAAACCTATAATAAAAGATGTTGAAGAGGATTTATCAATAGCAAATAAGATATTAACAGTTTTGGAAGATATTGAGAAAAATATTGATGATGTTAGCCATAATAAAGGTAATTTAGTCAAACTTAATAGTCTAATAAATCAATTAGATAAAAATGTGAATATTCTTAATGATAATAAAGAAACAATTAACAATAAGGTTAATATAGCATCAAAAGGTGTTGATTATGCAAATTCTAATTGGCCGATAGCGAAAAACTATATTGAAGAAGCTACAGCTAAAATTAACAGTATAAATTATGATAAATTAGCTCAATTTTCTAATGCAAATTTAAGTAGTATTGATAACTATTTCCAAAGCCCTGTTGAAGTTAAAGAAAAAAAGTTATATCCTATTGATAATTATGGAGAAGGAGTAGCTCCATTTTATATTTGTTTAGCATTATGGGTAGGCTGTGTTATTACATCTGCAATGGTAAGTACAAGATTTAGACCAAAATCAACATTCAACCCCATGAATAGATCTCTAAATAATAATATCCAAAATTTTGATTCTGAAAGTATATATGTCGGAAGAATGGGATTATTTTTAGTAATTAGCATATTACAATCCTTAATAATCATAATAGGGTTATTGCTATTAAATTTAAACATTAGCTCGACATTTTTATTTATAATTACAACATTTTATGTTGGATTATGTCTTATGATAACTATATATTCGATAATTTCAACACTTGGAAATTCTGGAAAAGCATTTGTTATTGTTCTACTTGTTTTTCAAATTCCTGCAACAGGAGGAACATACCCAATTCAATTACTTCCTCAATTTTTCCAGATTATTCATTCATTATTACCTTTAACATATGGTATTGGAGCTATAAGGGAAGTTATGGGCGGTATTTATTGGAGTAATTATATATATAATATTATAATATTATCTATATACCCAGTTGTATCATTTTTAATAACAATATTAATTAAAGAAAAATTAGAAAAATATACAAAATTAATGGAAGAAAAATTAGACGACAGCGGATTGTTCTAA
- a CDS encoding NAD-binding protein produces MSSKPRESRIKKVFGDVPSHILIYALIALSILISYGIIGSLLIMKLDIVNSIYFTIITITTVGYGDIIPLLPIQKMFAVTLAIGGVGLIAYVFGLTISLVGQRIEELRSGVRMKRTIKSLKDHYILCGYGRVGAVVAEELEKRNQTIVIIDKNRDIVENLEEESDILVIHGDATDESSLHKAGIDNATGIILATGSDVDNLFIALTSREISKDIWIVSRASKKENISRLYNSGANKVISPEESGGTDIYFAAIQPNLVKITTKHDSKDIKKEMEIIIKYGCSIENIEYHYPYFKEPLKRKIEASSIEQVDKFLGKIDSDMDTREALESIYEIVNGIHSHWVSGPNHETLEKMVEALKKENLIFGVNLSHDEIMEIAKKYGKFKVILKKEDE; encoded by the coding sequence TTGAGTTCAAAACCTCGAGAATCACGGATAAAAAAAGTATTTGGAGATGTTCCAAGCCATATACTTATTTATGCACTAATTGCATTATCAATACTCATTAGTTATGGGATAATTGGTTCTCTTTTAATAATGAAATTAGATATTGTTAATTCAATCTATTTTACAATTATTACAATAACCACTGTAGGATATGGAGATATAATACCTTTATTGCCTATACAAAAAATGTTTGCAGTGACTTTAGCTATTGGAGGAGTCGGACTTATTGCATATGTGTTTGGTTTAACAATATCATTAGTTGGTCAAAGGATTGAAGAATTGAGAAGTGGTGTTAGAATGAAAAGAACTATTAAATCCCTAAAAGATCATTATATATTATGTGGATATGGGAGAGTTGGGGCCGTAGTTGCAGAAGAATTAGAAAAAAGGAATCAGACAATAGTTATTATAGATAAAAACCGAGATATTGTTGAAAATCTTGAAGAAGAAAGTGATATATTGGTTATACATGGAGATGCAACTGATGAAAGTAGTTTACATAAAGCAGGAATTGATAATGCAACAGGAATAATATTAGCTACTGGAAGTGATGTTGATAATTTATTTATAGCCTTAACTTCAAGAGAAATCTCAAAAGATATCTGGATTGTTTCAAGAGCTAGTAAAAAGGAAAATATATCTCGTCTTTATAATTCTGGAGCTAATAAAGTAATCTCTCCAGAAGAAAGTGGAGGTACTGATATTTACTTTGCAGCTATCCAGCCAAATCTTGTAAAAATAACAACAAAGCACGACTCCAAAGATATAAAGAAAGAAATGGAAATTATCATAAAATATGGCTGTTCTATTGAAAATATTGAGTATCATTATCCTTATTTTAAAGAACCTTTAAAAAGAAAAATAGAAGCTTCCTCTATAGAACAAGTAGATAAATTCTTAGGAAAGATAGATTCAGATATGGATACTAGAGAAGCTCTTGAATCTATTTATGAAATAGTAAATGGAATACATTCTCACTGGGTATCTGGTCCAAACCATGAAACACTAGAAAAAATGGTAGAAGCACTGAAGAAAGAAAATTTAATTTTTGGTGTTAATTTAAGTCATGACGAAATAATGGAAATAGCTAAAAAATATGGGAAATTCAAAGTCATACTGAAAAAAGAAGATGAATAG
- the fhcD gene encoding formylmethanofuran--tetrahydromethanopterin N-formyltransferase, translating to MQLNGVDIKDTYAEAFGIKVSRLLVTAATKKLALVAATEATGYATSVIGCPAEAGIDGYVSPLETPDGRPGYNIMICNSSKKQLDHELLERIGMGILTAPTTAVFNALGDTEEVLKAGFKLKFFGDGYEKEVEVGGKTVQSIPIMSGDFLVETEFGMKDGVAGGNFFILADSQMNALVAAEAAVDAIYEVPGTITPFPGGIVASGSKVGCNKYNFLNASTNEKMCVTLKDEVVESEIRKDVNGIYEIVIDGIDEESVREAMKQGIKAACTIPGVKEISAGNYGGSLGAYKINLRDLF from the coding sequence ATGCAATTAAATGGCGTAGATATAAAAGATACTTATGCAGAAGCTTTTGGAATAAAAGTTTCTAGACTACTTGTAACTGCAGCAACTAAAAAATTAGCTCTTGTAGCAGCTACTGAGGCTACTGGTTATGCTACTTCTGTAATCGGATGTCCTGCTGAAGCTGGAATAGATGGATATGTTTCTCCCCTTGAAACTCCTGATGGAAGACCTGGTTATAATATAATGATTTGCAACTCAAGTAAAAAACAGCTTGATCATGAACTCCTTGAAAGAATTGGAATGGGAATACTAACTGCTCCAACTACTGCAGTATTCAATGCATTAGGAGATACTGAAGAAGTATTAAAAGCAGGATTCAAGTTAAAATTCTTCGGTGATGGATATGAGAAAGAAGTAGAAGTAGGTGGAAAAACTGTTCAATCTATTCCTATCATGTCTGGTGATTTCTTAGTAGAAACCGAATTTGGAATGAAAGATGGTGTAGCTGGAGGAAACTTCTTTATACTTGCAGATAGTCAAATGAATGCACTTGTAGCAGCTGAAGCAGCTGTTGATGCAATATATGAAGTTCCTGGAACAATTACTCCTTTCCCGGGTGGAATTGTAGCTTCTGGTTCTAAAGTAGGTTGTAATAAATATAACTTTTTAAATGCTTCTACTAATGAAAAAATGTGTGTTACTCTTAAAGATGAAGTTGTAGAAAGTGAAATTAGAAAAGATGTTAATGGTATCTACGAAATTGTTATTGATGGTATTGATGAAGAATCTGTAAGAGAAGCTATGAAACAAGGTATCAAAGCTGCTTGTACTATTCCTGGTGTTAAAGAAATCAGTGCAGGTAACTATGGTGGAAGTTTAGGTGCTTATAAAATTAATTTAAGAGATTTATTCTAA
- a CDS encoding TRAM domain-containing protein: protein MFEDSYNRQEEFSCPVEVGTEYDVKIEDQGKSGDGIARVDGFVIFVPGAEVGQEVKVKVNATRRKFAFGEIVE from the coding sequence ATGTTTGAAGATAGTTATAATAGACAAGAAGAATTCTCTTGCCCCGTAGAAGTTGGCACAGAGTATGATGTTAAAATCGAAGACCAAGGTAAATCTGGCGATGGTATTGCTAGAGTAGACGGATTTGTTATATTCGTTCCTGGAGCCGAAGTTGGTCAAGAAGTAAAAGTAAAAGTCAATGCAACCCGCCGAAAATTTGCTTTCGGTGAAATAGTAGAATAA
- a CDS encoding carbonic anhydrase — translation MLLNEVLESNKEFVEEFDEVKLSHMPQKKLAIVACMDTRLTDGFLEQSMGINRGDAKIIKNAGNNVLDRDVIRSVAAAIFALGAEEVMLVGHHDCGMAGADPEKLKANMLKKGISPDEIAKIDISQWIGAIETEEANVIKGVEKIKNSPFIPADVPVHGLIMDPITGKIDVLVNGY, via the coding sequence ATGTTACTTAATGAAGTATTAGAATCTAATAAAGAATTTGTAGAAGAATTTGATGAGGTTAAACTATCTCATATGCCTCAAAAGAAGTTAGCTATTGTAGCTTGTATGGACACACGTCTTACTGATGGTTTTTTAGAGCAATCTATGGGTATTAATCGTGGAGATGCAAAAATTATTAAAAATGCCGGAAATAATGTCTTAGATCGTGATGTTATAAGGTCTGTTGCAGCAGCTATTTTTGCTCTTGGAGCAGAGGAGGTTATGTTAGTTGGACATCATGATTGTGGAATGGCTGGTGCAGATCCAGAAAAACTAAAAGCAAATATGTTAAAAAAAGGAATATCTCCTGATGAAATAGCTAAAATAGATATAAGTCAATGGATTGGAGCTATTGAGACTGAAGAGGCCAATGTTATAAAAGGAGTTGAAAAAATAAAAAATTCTCCATTTATTCCAGCTGATGTCCCAGTTCATGGCCTTATCATGGATCCAATCACAGGAAAAATAGATGTTTTAGTAAATGGATATTAA